The Megalopta genalis isolate 19385.01 chromosome 8, iyMegGena1_principal, whole genome shotgun sequence sequence ttacggGAGGAGTCAAAGCGGAAACGGCCGCTAACCATGCACGGTGCAGAGCGTAACTCGCGCAAAACTCTAACGCTCCGAGTGCCCGCCTGTGAAACTACGTGCATATACTACGTATCCACCGCACCAGCAAGTTAAGGAATTTTACACAAAAGTTAAAACACTTGTTTACACTGTCCGATACAATTTGTTATAACTGTCCTATagattcattaaaattttattatacagatCAATTTCCTCTCATTCATTATTAAGTACATACCTACTAACAAAAATACTAAAACACAATTAAACTGTagttaaataaaatgaaaattttgttATGAATGCAAGTCGgagtttgttttgaatgcaatTCGAGTCGGAGACCGGAAGCTAAGCGCCTAAAAATATGGGGGTAGGAAAAGACATTGCTTTTCTCTGATTGGTTGATGTTTCGCAGGTCGACAAGTGACTTGTCACAGGTGACGAGTACTGGGATGGCTgaattaataaaattttgtaGATTCACAAAGTAGAAAGTATTATATCTAAAATATAGCTTACGGGTTttcgataattttaataattgtagaaattatCGCCGTTTCAGGCATCCGTAAATACGCTGAACTGTGTGGTCGAGAATCCAACAGCACGAAAAGTACAAGTCGAATATCGCGCCATGCGTTTCAGATGGAGCGCCAGGCGTACGCATGCGCGAAAAGAGTGAGACCGCAAGCACGATAAAGTGAGACGGATAGGTTTCTCGTCTGTGTGGACACTCGCCATATTCCCGCTCGTTTCGTTCTCTTTCCAAAGCAGCTGCGCGGAGCTGGATGCGCATTAAAATGGTGGGGATAAAAATGCTTATTATGGTGAAGCATTACTATACTATCCTACagattcattaaaattttattatgcaGATTAATTTCCCCTCATTCACCACTaaatactaaaatactaaaacACAATTAAACTGTAGTtggataaaattaaaattttgttatgATTGCACTGCGATATGAGCTTTAGTCACTGTAGGAATGTATACAGACATATAACTTtacattatatactatatatatacgtgTGTACACTAGTGTGTATATAGCTCTAACTCCTGCACGACTCTGGGCCTTCTTGGGACTTCTTGATGCAGACGGGTACAGAAATTTCTTTGCTTtgattggctgacgattcaGCGCTAAGACAGAATTCATTACAGATTGAATGCGTAGTAAAAATGGCGGAGGTACAAACGCTTGCTTAGGGAGGAAGAGTAACTGTACTACACGTATACATACACGTATGCTCATACACATTGTACAATGAATACATACATACTTCTTGTCTGAGCAAGgttaattttcatttttcattagtACATGACGCGATTATAACTGCGGTCTATTGACaacataattttaaataatattattcttaatattGCTTGTAATGTAATTGACACGCTTCTTATCATGAAAAAAACATGAAACGTGTTTTCGCAAATTCGAAAGAGTAATATTTCAACGAAACGTTTTGTTTGAAACAGGTTATGCGCCGGATTGTTTCGAGTTTCAAAGCGTGATCAAAAAAAGACGAGAGTCAAAATGGATATTAATGTTAAATTGGACGAACCTTTGACAAGTGATGGTTGTGTGAAACTAGTGATAGaacttttaaaatatattttgtatcAGAAGCAACAGATACCGTTTACGTACGACTCGTTGACTCAATTGCAAATTAATATGAAAGCAACGGATAGAAATTCATCTTCCATAAAAGCATTATTGAAGTCTATGAAAGACACGTCGGAACAATTGAGCTCGCAATTTCATCTTAATAACTGCAAAGTTAAAGGGATTGCTATACTCATTGGTGCCACCATAATGTCGCCAAAGCTGCAAATTAGATTAGAATTTCCATTGGACATTCTCAATAGCCGGCAGCATTGCGAATATAAACACGCGTCTAGGAAACCTTTGTTAAATCTAATGAGGTCAGTAAAACAATAGTTAATAACTCTTCTGTTAACATTCGGCGTTGTTTAAACtatatttgaaatgaatttttaggTCCATGTTAGAGTGTTCAGATTTTCAAGATGCAATATCTTCACCAATGAGCCTCACAAACACCTTTGTGTTAATAGAAAAAAGTGATGGAAACTCAGTTTCTGAGTTTTTCTTACCAAAACCGCACTATACACTTCCAGTAAAAAATGCTAATtgttttacatttaaattacaCAATAATAATCACATAAATATGGACTGCAACTGTATCCATCTAGTAAAGATTTATAATGACCTGTCGTCCGAGTCTAACAGTAAGAAAGATAGCAACAGAGAATTCTTGAACAATTTAAATGAggacattgaaaatattccttACCGGTGGTATCAATCTAAAGAAGTAGTTAcaggatttaaatttttaagatGACCATAAGAGTGTTATAGGAAATCAAAGAAATAACATAAGttttgttaaaataaattttgaacTAAATAAAAGAAGATGTCATTCATAGAAAATCTTTTATAAAgtgattatattatacataatgttAGGGAAGCaatgtaaaatatattattgatttatatgtttaaaatataataattataatagtagtttatacatatatatatgtcactAACAATTTTTTTAAGAGTGTGAAGTATATGTACAACTTATTCTCTTGCCTAATATAGGAATATTCAATCTACATAACAGTACTAAGGCACAGAGTTATTAAAGAAGTTATTATAatctgttatttatttatattagtgGCACTTtagataaatttataaatcgaataaatctatttttatacattttcatACATGCATGCAATATGAATTGTTCATATACAAGTATATGGaacataaaaaataaacaatttttaatatacaaataattattttattttttctttgtcCGTTTTCTTGTTATCTTTTAGCTCGGTTTTATCGATATTTTCTGGCACAAAATCAGCTGTAACTTCATAGATCCTaatctttaataatttaaaatcaCTAACCCTTACTATTCTAaaaattaatatcgccaatccccCTAACCAACTCCACATCATTATGTATGAAAGAACCTTAAAGatacataatacatatattaatatcggattatattttaatattaaattattttaagttCTACGAGATGTAACCTGCAGCCAAGAGAATAATTTACATAGATCATAGTCACGGATGTTATGTtgtaaatatttttgtataatttcaCATTCACTGCAAATGAATATTGTTTTCATTAAATaacttataaattattataattgatgTCTTTTACCTTATAAGTTTCGGTATTTTATTAGTAATGCTTATTGCAGTGTAAACACTTTTTAAGCTCTGGCTGAATATGAAATATCCTTCTGCCAGATTTATAACAGCATATGTTGTAATTAATGCAAATAtcatattaaaaattgttgcagGAAATACAATACTCCATGGAACCTCATATC is a genomic window containing:
- the LOC117227814 gene encoding MAD2L1-binding protein, with amino-acid sequence MDINVKLDEPLTSDGCVKLVIELLKYILYQKQQIPFTYDSLTQLQINMKATDRNSSSIKALLKSMKDTSEQLSSQFHLNNCKVKGIAILIGATIMSPKLQIRLEFPLDILNSRQHCEYKHASRKPLLNLMRSMLECSDFQDAISSPMSLTNTFVLIEKSDGNSVSEFFLPKPHYTLPVKNANCFTFKLHNNNHINMDCNCIHLVKIYNDLSSESNSKKDSNREFLNNLNEDIENIPYRWYQSKEVVTGFKFLR